GTGCCGCACGTCGTGGGGCACAACACGATGGGGGGCAGCGGTCTGTGTATGCGATCGGACCCCTCGTAGTCCTGGATCCTCCCTCCGTTCGCCGCCAGAATGGCGATGCCTTTGGCGGCGTCCATCGGGCTTCCGCCCCCCAACCCCACGATCACGTCGGCTCCCTGCCTCCGATACTCCTCGGCGCCTCGGGCCACCTCCACGTCCTTCGGGTTTTCGGTCACGTCGTCGAAGCAGACCACCTCTAGATCCGCTCTCTTGAGGCTCCGAATCGCCACGTCCGCCCACCCGGCCCGGCGTACGCCGGGGTCGGTCACGAGCAGGACCTTCCGTCCCCCAAGCCGGCGCGCGCAGAGCCCAACCCTCGAAAGGAGCCCGCGACCAAACACGATTTCTGGAACCTCGAACTTGTAGTGCGAGAGATAGGTCTTTCCCGCTTCCACGGTCGTTCCTCCCATTTCACTGTTGGGGGTCAAGGGTAGGAGACGAGAGGGTGACGTGCAAGTGGGGTGCCTGGGGTCGGGCCGGGTTCGGTTCATATCCTCCTGTTTTTACGAAAATATGCCTTCCATCGAGGGCCGAGCCTCCCCGTCTCTGTGGAGATGTTCCACACTGTCGAGAACCTCCCCATCGAGAGAACCCAATCCCCTCGGCTGATGCGAAACGGGGGTGTCCGGTTTCTCCACAGGCCCCATCCCCGAGGCCGAGGGCTCGGACATGGAAAGCCCGTGATCACGGGAAAAGAAGACCACGTTTGGTGCGGCACGCTACTTGCTCACCAGTGAGATGCAGCTCGCCCGGGGGCTCTTGCCCTCGCCGTCCACCCCACCAGTCCGTGGAGGTACGCCCATGCCAAAGTTTCTCATCGAGCGGGACATCCCAGGTGCCGGAAACCTTTCGCCTGCCGAACTTGCGGCGATCTCCAAGAAGTCTTGCGGGGTGCTGGCGGAGTTGGGGCCCAGGATCCAATGGGTCCACAGCTATGTCACGGATGACAAGGTCTACTGTGTGTACATCGCAGACAGCGAGGACACCGTTCGCCGCCACGCCGAACAGGGTGGGTTTCCCGCCGACCGTGTCTCGGTGGTGCGAGGGATCATCGATCCGACCACCGCGGAGTGAGCGGCAAGTGAGGGCCAACATCACGAAGGCGTTGCCCAGAACGTCGCGCGAGGCGAGAGCCGGCCGAGTCCGGGAGAGAAAGGAGGGTTGCTCACCCCCGAAGATCCGGAACACACCGGCGGGAAAGGGATCTTCGGGCGTTCCAGCCGGCCCC
This is a stretch of genomic DNA from Deferrisoma camini S3R1. It encodes these proteins:
- a CDS encoding DUF4242 domain-containing protein; this translates as MPKFLIERDIPGAGNLSPAELAAISKKSCGVLAELGPRIQWVHSYVTDDKVYCVYIADSEDTVRRHAEQGGFPADRVSVVRGIIDPTTAE